In the Pseudanabaena sp. PCC 7367 genome, one interval contains:
- a CDS encoding acylphosphatase, giving the protein MGDHQKQVQKQIRLIRVHLFISGNVQGVGYRFSTASMAKKLGLAGWVRNLLDGRVEATFEGAKETVEKMLSWCYQGPDYAIVKDITIAHEQPLGLKGFEIKY; this is encoded by the coding sequence ATGGGCGATCATCAAAAACAAGTTCAAAAACAAATCCGCTTAATACGCGTTCACCTATTCATTTCCGGTAATGTGCAGGGGGTGGGCTATCGCTTTTCGACTGCGAGCATGGCCAAAAAACTAGGTCTTGCCGGTTGGGTGCGTAATTTGCTCGATGGCAGAGTTGAAGCCACCTTCGAGGGAGCCAAAGAAACCGTAGAAAAAATGCTGAGCTGGTGTTATCAAGGCCCCGACTATGCGATCGTCAAAGATATTACGATTGCCCATGAGCAGCCCCTAGGTTTAAAAGGATTTGAAATTAAGTATTAG
- a CDS encoding bifunctional nuclease family protein has translation MIEMKVAGIAIDAVSRNPIVLLRDVADRRALPIWIGEAEAKAIVSALDPKPLARPMTHDLLTSILDNMGAALERIVIHSLKNSTFYALLTVKQGESKKEIDARPSDAIALALRAQCPIWVMEEVISEASIPVDQDADEAERRAFREFLSDISPEDFTRSGGTQK, from the coding sequence ATGATCGAGATGAAGGTTGCCGGGATTGCGATCGATGCTGTAAGCAGAAATCCAATCGTCCTATTAAGAGATGTGGCCGATCGCAGGGCATTGCCGATCTGGATCGGTGAAGCAGAGGCAAAGGCGATAGTTTCGGCGCTTGACCCAAAACCCCTAGCCAGACCAATGACCCATGATTTGCTCACCAGTATTCTCGATAATATGGGAGCAGCTCTGGAGCGCATTGTAATCCACTCGCTCAAAAACAGCACTTTCTATGCCTTACTGACCGTTAAACAGGGGGAGAGCAAGAAGGAAATTGATGCCAGGCCAAGTGATGCGATCGCCCTGGCACTGCGCGCCCAATGTCCAATCTGGGTAATGGAAGAGGTGATCTCGGAAGCATCGATTCCGGTTGATCAGGATGCCGATGAGGCAGAACGGCGGGCATTTCGGGAATTCTTATCTGATATTAGCCCCGAAGATTTTACCCGCAGCGGTGGCACTCAAAAGTAG
- the metG gene encoding methionine--tRNA ligase, which yields MTAEQPLEPIALTTPLYYVNAMPHIGSAYPTMAADALARFYRLRGNPMLFVTGTDEHGQKIQDSATKQGRQPQEHCDLIVAEFQNLWQKLNISYDRFSRTTNPRHESIVREFFDRVYQADDIYLDRQQGWYCVACEEFKEERELLPDHHCPIHKSACDWRDEPNYFFRLSKYQDRLEQLYRDHPDFIQPEIRRNEVLGFVKQGLRDFSISRVNVDWGFPVPTDPSHTLYVWFDALLGYVTGLLEPNDEPTLANAIKTWFPFKLHIIGKDILRFHAVYWPAMLMSADLPLPAKVFGHGFLTKDGHKMGKSLGNTIDPFDLVDRYGADAIRYYFLKEIEFGRDGDFNEERFINTVNADLANSLGNLLSRSIGMAVKYCQKQVPAPTTNKLADLTQPIVDMASDLGDRTSLAYEQLAFRQVCEQILTLVWSCNKLIDETAPWLLFKDGKHEEISETLYVVLEATRLSAYLLWPIIPTISQKIYQQLGFELDSQSLPPWQQHTAWGSLAPQTRLTKPKPVFQRLELATR from the coding sequence ATGACTGCCGAGCAACCTTTAGAGCCGATCGCCCTGACCACTCCCCTCTACTATGTCAATGCCATGCCCCACATTGGCAGCGCATACCCGACGATGGCAGCGGATGCCCTGGCGCGGTTCTATCGTCTGCGTGGTAATCCGATGTTGTTTGTGACGGGGACAGATGAGCATGGCCAAAAAATCCAGGATAGCGCCACCAAGCAAGGCCGCCAACCCCAGGAGCATTGCGATCTAATTGTGGCCGAGTTTCAAAACCTATGGCAGAAATTAAACATTAGTTACGATCGCTTTTCGCGGACTACTAACCCGCGCCATGAATCGATCGTGAGGGAATTTTTCGATCGCGTCTATCAGGCCGATGATATCTATCTCGATCGCCAGCAAGGTTGGTATTGCGTTGCCTGTGAAGAGTTTAAAGAAGAACGCGAATTATTGCCCGATCATCACTGCCCCATTCATAAGAGTGCTTGCGATTGGCGCGATGAGCCCAACTATTTCTTTAGGTTGTCTAAATATCAAGATCGGCTAGAGCAGCTATACCGCGACCATCCCGATTTTATCCAGCCAGAAATCCGCCGCAACGAGGTTTTGGGCTTTGTAAAGCAGGGTTTGCGCGACTTTTCGATCTCCCGCGTCAACGTCGATTGGGGTTTCCCCGTTCCCACCGATCCCAGCCATACGCTCTATGTGTGGTTTGATGCCCTGTTGGGATATGTGACTGGATTGCTAGAACCCAACGACGAGCCCACCCTGGCCAACGCGATCAAAACCTGGTTTCCCTTCAAATTGCATATTATTGGCAAAGATATTCTGCGCTTCCATGCGGTCTATTGGCCAGCAATGCTGATGTCGGCGGATTTGCCCTTGCCAGCGAAAGTGTTTGGACATGGCTTTTTAACCAAAGATGGCCACAAAATGGGTAAATCCCTGGGCAATACGATCGATCCCTTCGACCTGGTCGATCGCTATGGCGCGGATGCAATTCGCTACTATTTCCTCAAGGAGATCGAATTTGGCCGCGATGGTGATTTTAATGAAGAAAGATTTATTAACACCGTGAATGCTGATCTGGCCAATAGCCTTGGCAACCTACTCAGCCGCAGCATTGGCATGGCAGTTAAATATTGCCAAAAGCAAGTACCAGCACCAACCACCAATAAGCTAGCAGACCTAACCCAGCCAATCGTAGATATGGCGAGCGATCTAGGCGATCGTACCAGCCTTGCCTATGAACAGCTTGCCTTTCGCCAGGTATGTGAGCAAATACTCACTTTAGTGTGGAGTTGCAATAAATTAATTGACGAAACTGCTCCCTGGCTGTTATTTAAAGATGGTAAGCATGAAGAAATCAGCGAGACTCTTTATGTTGTGCTTGAAGCTACTCGTCTTTCTGCTTACTTGTTGTGGCCAATAATTCCTACCATTAGCCAAAAAATTTACCAACAATTGGGCTTTGAGCTAGATTCCCAGAGCTTGCCACCGTGGCAGCAACATACAGCCTGGGGTTCCCTAGCGCCACAAACACGATTAACCAAGCCCAAACCAGTGTTTCAGCGCCTTGAATTAGCTACTAGATGA
- a CDS encoding LabA-like NYN domain-containing protein, whose amino-acid sequence MLNFEKNPGFTPQQVMENRGRVAIFIDGSNLFYAALQLGIEIDYTKLLCRLTEGSRLLRAFFYTGVDRTNEKQQGFLLWMRRNGYRVISKELVQLPDGSKKANLDVEIAVDMMALAGSYDTAVLVSGDGDLAYAVDAASYRGVRVEVVSLRSMTSDHLINVADRYIDLETVKEDICKEVGRPDYAYRPIPSMVAVDENGREQN is encoded by the coding sequence ATGTTAAATTTCGAAAAGAATCCTGGGTTTACGCCACAACAGGTAATGGAAAATCGGGGCAGAGTAGCAATATTCATTGATGGCTCAAACTTGTTCTACGCTGCATTACAGTTGGGCATTGAAATTGATTACACTAAGTTGCTTTGTAGGTTAACTGAGGGTTCTAGATTGCTCAGAGCTTTCTTTTATACTGGAGTCGATCGCACCAATGAAAAACAGCAGGGCTTTTTGCTGTGGATGCGTCGGAATGGCTATCGGGTCATTTCTAAAGAACTAGTGCAGTTGCCCGATGGTTCTAAGAAAGCGAACCTGGATGTAGAGATTGCCGTAGACATGATGGCTTTGGCTGGTTCCTATGACACTGCGGTTTTGGTCAGTGGTGATGGCGATCTTGCCTATGCAGTCGATGCGGCCAGCTATCGCGGTGTACGGGTGGAAGTTGTCAGTTTGCGATCGATGACTAGCGATCATCTCATCAACGTGGCCGATCGCTATATTGATCTCGAAACCGTTAAAGAAGACATCTGCAAGGAAGTGGGTCGTCCTGATTATGCCTATCGACCAATACCCAGCATGGTAGCGGTTGATGAAAATGGCAGGGAACAAAATTAA